One window of Chamaesiphon minutus PCC 6605 genomic DNA carries:
- a CDS encoding trypsin-like peptidase domain-containing protein yields the protein MDIRSRKIAIGTILAIAGIGVGTSVSTYLRQQERSPLTRSSDNDNAAAPRQSIGARPPQYNNSNFITAAVAKIGPAVVKIDVPDSNQQSSAVDRRAAGSRLESLLEDKSQAGTGAGFIVSADGKIVTTASVIAGAKRVKVTLKNGRVLEGKVIGIDRVTDLAVLRVNASNLPTVKLGNSDRLVQGEWAIAIGNPLGLDNSVTVGIISAIGRTSTQAGIPDRRVNFIQTDAAINPGNSGGPLLNARAEVIGIGTTMRDRAQGVGFAIPIRTATRITDRLFATGKVNHPYLGVQMIALTAELKAGIDREPSLRSKVTAQQGAIVMEVIPNSPAASSGIRPGDVIVRVAERSIATPSDVQQQVEASQVGKKIALQLNREGRVRSLQIELGILPTDASGLRE from the coding sequence ATGGATATCCGCTCCAGAAAAATAGCCATAGGCACGATCTTAGCGATCGCCGGAATTGGAGTTGGTACGAGTGTCAGTACGTATTTGCGCCAGCAAGAGCGATCGCCACTGACTCGATCGAGCGACAATGACAATGCTGCTGCGCCACGGCAATCGATTGGAGCGCGCCCGCCTCAATATAATAATAGTAACTTTATCACGGCTGCTGTGGCTAAAATTGGGCCAGCAGTGGTCAAAATCGATGTTCCCGACTCTAACCAGCAGTCATCAGCGGTCGATCGGCGTGCGGCTGGGTCGCGTTTGGAAAGTTTACTGGAGGATAAGAGTCAAGCGGGCACTGGAGCCGGATTTATAGTGAGCGCGGATGGGAAAATCGTTACTACCGCTAGTGTCATTGCGGGAGCCAAGCGCGTCAAAGTCACTCTCAAAAATGGTCGCGTATTGGAAGGTAAAGTAATTGGCATCGATCGCGTGACAGATCTGGCCGTTTTGAGAGTTAATGCTAGTAACTTACCCACCGTTAAGCTGGGGAACTCGGATCGTCTCGTTCAAGGTGAATGGGCGATCGCCATCGGCAATCCCCTGGGCTTAGATAATTCTGTCACCGTCGGTATTATCAGCGCGATCGGACGGACGAGTACACAAGCGGGTATTCCCGATCGACGGGTCAACTTTATCCAAACTGATGCCGCCATCAATCCAGGTAATTCTGGCGGCCCTTTGCTCAATGCGCGCGCCGAAGTCATTGGCATTGGGACGACGATGCGCGATCGCGCTCAGGGTGTGGGGTTTGCCATCCCGATCCGCACGGCGACGCGGATTACCGATCGATTATTTGCCACTGGCAAAGTGAATCACCCCTATTTAGGCGTCCAAATGATTGCCTTGACAGCCGAACTTAAAGCTGGAATCGATCGAGAACCCAGCTTGAGATCGAAAGTAACTGCCCAGCAGGGGGCGATCGTGATGGAAGTAATTCCTAATTCTCCAGCAGCGTCTAGCGGCATTCGTCCGGGAGATGTCATCGTCCGAGTTGCGGAGCGATCTATTGCTACTCCCAGTGACGTCCAGCAGCAAGTAGAAGCCAGTCAAGTTGGTAAAAAGATTGCATTACAGCTCAATCGAGAAGGCAGGGTGCGATCGCTTCAAATCGAGTTGGGTATCTTGCCGACAGATGCATCCGGCTTACGGGAGTAA
- a CDS encoding response regulator transcription factor yields the protein MKKILIVEDSPSERDLITLYLKNNNYQVISTDNAEDGMELAANQQPDAIVTDITMEGINGFEFCRLLKAYPDTSQIPIIACTARDRDLDRFWGQKQGMDIYITKPYSEQELVTAIESIIK from the coding sequence ATGAAAAAAATTTTAATCGTTGAAGATAGTCCATCCGAACGTGACTTAATAACGCTTTATCTAAAGAACAATAATTATCAAGTTATCTCTACAGATAATGCCGAAGATGGTATGGAATTAGCCGCCAATCAACAACCAGATGCGATTGTTACAGATATCACGATGGAAGGAATTAATGGCTTTGAGTTTTGTAGATTATTGAAGGCATATCCCGATACCAGTCAAATTCCTATTATCGCTTGTACGGCTCGCGATCGAGATTTAGATCGCTTTTGGGGTCAAAAACAGGGTATGGATATCTACATCACCAAGCCCTATTCCGAACAAGAGCTAGTTACGGCGATCGAATCCATTATTAAATAG
- a CDS encoding tetratricopeptide repeat protein, with protein sequence MSKDNPFTPNDYILSWQSKYDRQDYEGALADLNKAIELKSNSFDLYVNRGLLKENKLHDYYGALDDYNMATQIDPNAAVVYNNRALLKEKRLDDCSGALDDYSKAIQINPQTATAYKNRGALKENRLHDYHGALADYSKAIDLNPYSAAAYRDRGLLKYDKFQDWQGALADYDRAIEVDPVYADAHVLRATLKYDRLDEPASAISDLERAVILYKQQYNPEMYELTLALLKQWQNK encoded by the coding sequence ATGTCTAAAGACAATCCATTTACTCCAAACGATTATATTCTCTCTTGGCAATCTAAATACGATCGGCAAGATTATGAGGGCGCACTAGCCGATTTAAATAAAGCGATCGAACTTAAAAGTAATTCGTTCGATCTTTATGTGAATCGTGGCTTATTGAAAGAGAATAAACTCCATGACTATTATGGTGCATTGGATGATTACAATATGGCCACACAGATCGATCCGAATGCGGCTGTGGTTTATAATAATCGCGCTTTACTCAAAGAAAAGCGACTCGATGACTGTAGTGGCGCATTAGATGACTACAGTAAAGCAATCCAAATCAATCCACAGACTGCTACTGCCTATAAAAATCGCGGTGCCCTTAAAGAAAATAGACTTCATGACTATCATGGCGCATTAGCCGACTATAGCAAAGCGATCGACCTCAACCCATATTCTGCCGCCGCCTATCGCGATCGAGGACTATTAAAATACGATAAATTCCAGGACTGGCAGGGGGCACTAGCCGATTACGATCGAGCGATCGAAGTCGATCCTGTCTATGCAGATGCTCACGTTCTGCGTGCGACCCTCAAATACGACCGTCTCGACGAGCCAGCTAGTGCAATTAGCGATTTAGAACGAGCGGTAATATTATATAAACAACAATACAACCCTGAAATGTACGAGCTGACACTCGCCCTCCTCAAGCAATGGCAAAACAAGTAA
- a CDS encoding CHASE2 domain-containing serine/threonine-protein kinase, producing MLRKLELLSIWKSLIDRRVPWQLVTILGVGLGVTGLVLGTKHLGWWEMGELAAYDRSVRWRSPIPPDPRLLIVAITEEDLDRLKVWPLPDRTIAQIIQKLTDNQAKLIGLDVFRANPVEPGHAKLVEIWKKNDLIIPGCHHRNLKNPGIAGPPGIPPEQLGFVDLVVDRDSIVRRALLFMSRDPKSPCTSETSLSLQLAQEYLLRQHNIGGSFDSKNEFRLGTAHFHRISGTDGGYQDAEHGGYQILLDYRRRRDANTQKVSIAVAPIVSISDLLNDRVDPKLIKDRIVLIGSTASSLKDEFLTPYSAGAAADATMPGVMVHAQITSQILSAVLDKQPLWWFIPDWAEGFWVGGWCLTGSLMAWYVRHPIRLFAVTSGAAMLLVGGYAIAFANSGWLPLVSPLVGLVTSSVGVLGLTSYRTQQQQQEMANLAREQDRAIAELKLLLSQTAPSFTIPATQTPPVLLPTTEALETTMALGTDGDSPTVLDRVDATVKQDQTPSLDRVVGAMPPNYLLDGRYQAESTLGAGGFGVTYLARDTKLPGKPQCVIKQLVPARRDANFVSLARRLFNTEAEILSKLGHHSQIPHLFAYFEHQQEFYLVQEFIDGTPLDRELEGATQPWSEEQVLDLLRQLLPVLGFIHSQYAIHRDLKPGNIIRVGGASLKENRARGKLVVIDFGAVKEIQPQVPDDRQMTIAIGTRGYTPPEQFAGQPNYSSDIYALGTIAIEALTNTHPRYLPVDESTGNLIWQDRATVSPALAKVLDKMVAYHFRDRYQSATAVLIDLP from the coding sequence ATGCTCCGTAAGCTCGAACTATTATCTATCTGGAAATCGCTAATCGATCGCCGAGTGCCTTGGCAATTAGTGACAATTTTAGGTGTCGGTTTGGGCGTCACGGGACTAGTTTTAGGTACCAAACATCTCGGTTGGTGGGAGATGGGCGAACTCGCAGCTTACGATCGCAGCGTCCGGTGGCGATCGCCGATTCCGCCCGATCCTCGACTGCTAATCGTCGCAATTACCGAAGAAGATCTCGATCGCCTAAAAGTTTGGCCGTTACCCGATCGGACGATCGCTCAAATCATCCAAAAACTGACAGATAATCAAGCTAAACTCATTGGCTTGGACGTATTTAGAGCCAATCCGGTAGAACCGGGACATGCCAAACTCGTTGAGATTTGGAAAAAAAACGACCTGATTATTCCTGGCTGTCACCATCGTAACTTGAAGAATCCCGGCATTGCAGGCCCACCGGGCATTCCACCAGAACAATTGGGATTTGTAGATCTGGTTGTCGATCGCGATAGTATCGTCCGCCGTGCCTTACTATTTATGTCTCGCGATCCCAAATCGCCCTGTACGAGCGAAACTAGTCTATCGCTCCAACTCGCCCAAGAATACCTGCTGCGCCAACACAATATCGGCGGTAGCTTTGACTCAAAAAATGAATTTCGGCTTGGTACAGCGCATTTTCACCGCATCTCCGGCACCGATGGCGGCTATCAGGATGCCGAGCATGGCGGATATCAGATTTTGCTCGACTATCGACGGCGGCGTGATGCTAATACTCAAAAAGTGAGTATTGCAGTAGCTCCGATTGTCTCAATCTCAGATCTGTTGAACGATCGAGTCGATCCCAAGCTAATTAAAGATCGGATCGTCCTAATCGGTTCTACCGCTAGCTCCCTTAAAGACGAATTTCTTACCCCCTATAGTGCCGGAGCCGCAGCAGATGCCACGATGCCCGGTGTGATGGTACACGCACAGATTACTAGTCAAATTCTCAGCGCAGTCTTAGATAAACAGCCGTTATGGTGGTTTATTCCCGATTGGGCGGAAGGCTTTTGGGTGGGCGGTTGGTGTTTGACGGGGAGCTTAATGGCTTGGTATGTTCGCCATCCAATCCGCTTATTTGCCGTGACAAGTGGTGCGGCAATGCTGTTAGTGGGTGGATACGCAATTGCGTTTGCAAATTCGGGGTGGCTGCCGTTGGTGAGTCCCTTGGTGGGTTTAGTGACAAGTAGTGTTGGGGTGTTGGGCTTGACTAGCTATCGCACGCAGCAGCAACAACAAGAAATGGCAAATTTGGCTAGAGAGCAAGATCGCGCCATTGCCGAACTCAAGCTGTTGTTGAGTCAAACAGCTCCCTCTTTTACCATCCCAGCGACGCAGACACCCCCAGTGTTATTACCTACGACGGAAGCTTTAGAAACGACGATGGCTCTGGGCACCGATGGCGACTCCCCAACAGTTTTAGATCGCGTCGATGCTACTGTCAAACAAGACCAAACTCCCAGTCTCGATCGAGTAGTTGGTGCCATGCCACCCAATTATCTGTTAGATGGACGCTATCAAGCCGAATCGACATTAGGTGCTGGCGGTTTTGGGGTGACTTATCTAGCTCGCGACACCAAACTTCCTGGCAAACCGCAATGCGTCATCAAGCAATTAGTCCCCGCCAGACGCGATGCTAATTTTGTAAGTTTGGCGCGGCGACTATTTAATACCGAAGCCGAGATTTTATCTAAATTAGGACACCATTCTCAAATTCCCCACTTATTCGCTTACTTCGAGCATCAGCAAGAGTTTTACCTAGTGCAGGAATTTATCGACGGGACACCACTCGATCGCGAATTAGAAGGTGCTACCCAACCCTGGAGCGAGGAGCAAGTGCTAGATTTGTTGCGGCAACTCTTACCAGTCTTGGGCTTCATTCACAGTCAGTATGCAATCCATCGCGATCTCAAACCCGGAAATATCATTCGCGTTGGCGGAGCCTCTCTGAAAGAGAATCGCGCTCGTGGCAAACTAGTCGTAATTGATTTTGGCGCAGTCAAGGAAATTCAACCGCAGGTCCCAGACGATCGACAAATGACGATCGCGATTGGTACGCGCGGCTATACGCCTCCAGAGCAATTTGCTGGGCAACCTAATTATAGTAGCGATATTTATGCTTTGGGCACGATCGCGATCGAAGCTCTGACTAATACGCATCCTCGATATTTACCCGTCGATGAGAGTACTGGCAATCTCATCTGGCAAGATCGCGCCACTGTCTCGCCCGCACTAGCCAAAGTCTTAGATAAAATGGTCGCCTACCACTTTAGAGATCGCTATCAATCGGCAACTGCGGTACTGATCGATTTACCATAA
- a CDS encoding glutathione S-transferase family protein — protein sequence MIKLYGGARSRASIVRWYLEELAIPYEFILLDMAAGEHLQPDFLKINPFGKVPAIVDGDFALFESGAILLYLNQKYSKTELSLEQQAIFAQWTLFGNSTLATGIFVEASRERELPKLMPPLEAMLAKHPYILGDEFSVADVAVGSILIYIPLMLKLDLSAYPAVVNYIDRISNRPACKVGMS from the coding sequence ATGATTAAATTATATGGTGGTGCGCGGAGTCGGGCTTCGATCGTGCGTTGGTATTTGGAGGAGTTAGCAATTCCTTATGAATTTATTTTGCTAGATATGGCCGCAGGCGAACATCTCCAGCCGGACTTTCTTAAAATCAATCCTTTTGGTAAAGTACCCGCGATCGTCGATGGTGATTTCGCGCTATTTGAATCTGGGGCAATTTTGTTATATCTGAATCAAAAATATAGTAAAACTGAATTGTCCCTAGAGCAACAAGCGATTTTCGCTCAGTGGACATTATTTGGTAATTCGACGCTAGCAACTGGAATTTTTGTCGAAGCAAGTCGCGAACGAGAATTGCCTAAATTAATGCCGCCGCTCGAAGCGATGCTTGCCAAACATCCTTATATTTTAGGCGATGAATTTAGTGTCGCAGATGTGGCAGTCGGTTCGATTCTAATCTATATTCCATTGATGTTGAAATTAGATTTATCGGCTTATCCCGCAGTTGTTAATTATATCGATCGAATCTCGAATCGCCCCGCTTGCAAAGTCGGGATGTCATAG
- a CDS encoding CmpA/NrtA family ABC transporter substrate-binding protein yields the protein MKRRQFLQYSTLAAASLTFAACNSQGSTHFNQPPANFGKLEKTDLQIGIVSSLDSLPLVVAKEKGMFKKYGLNVTLVKQPTWERVQQELHSGKLDAVQTLFAIPLWEYFSAEGVKSREKDKDTEKPRRRRNRREQDDDKEKSKSTANTVALMGLNINGNSISLSETAWKAGLRPRQAYNSLYEFQESYNKFFRELKQPPGFAIAHPAAMANYTTRYWLGTMGIDAERDLKFEVLSPNNITAGLDSGKLIGYATDELFNQQTLADKKAFTASIDRDVWHGHPEKILASLDTWLQANPVTAKAMMAAVLEACQYCDNPQHVAELAPVLGKSQYTDAGTNKNWQKILAGNYNYGGFDGKSGVVKVPDFQIFHFQATNYLQQPNHANFLWHSHAVWVLTQMVRWRQQQLTEYPKNADAVIKQLYPTAAYADIAKAFWLNLPKGQLKIEQPDMFIDRVAFDPNKAAEYLNGFELRA from the coding sequence ATGAAGCGTCGCCAATTTCTGCAATACAGTACTCTCGCCGCAGCAAGTTTGACTTTTGCCGCTTGTAACAGTCAAGGGAGTACTCATTTTAACCAGCCGCCAGCTAACTTTGGCAAGTTGGAAAAAACCGATCTCCAGATTGGGATCGTATCGAGTTTGGACTCTCTCCCGTTGGTAGTTGCCAAAGAAAAAGGGATGTTCAAAAAGTATGGCTTGAATGTGACTTTAGTCAAACAGCCAACTTGGGAGCGGGTGCAGCAGGAGTTGCATAGTGGCAAATTAGATGCCGTTCAAACTCTATTTGCGATCCCGCTATGGGAATATTTTAGTGCTGAAGGTGTTAAATCGCGAGAGAAAGATAAAGATACGGAGAAACCACGTCGTCGCCGCAATCGCAGAGAGCAAGATGATGACAAAGAGAAAAGCAAGAGTACTGCTAATACAGTTGCTTTGATGGGGCTGAATATCAATGGTAATAGTATCAGTCTAAGTGAGACGGCTTGGAAGGCCGGGTTGCGACCGCGCCAAGCATATAATAGTCTTTATGAATTTCAAGAAAGTTATAATAAATTCTTTCGCGAATTGAAACAACCGCCAGGATTTGCGATCGCACATCCAGCCGCTATGGCAAATTATACTACCCGATATTGGTTGGGAACCATGGGTATCGATGCCGAACGCGATCTCAAATTCGAGGTATTATCACCTAATAATATTACCGCCGGATTGGATAGTGGCAAGCTGATCGGTTATGCTACCGATGAGCTATTCAACCAGCAAACGCTCGCCGATAAAAAAGCTTTTACAGCTTCGATCGATCGAGATGTTTGGCACGGACATCCAGAAAAAATTCTGGCTTCTTTAGATACTTGGCTACAAGCTAATCCGGTTACCGCTAAGGCAATGATGGCAGCAGTATTAGAAGCTTGTCAATATTGCGACAATCCCCAACATGTGGCCGAACTCGCACCTGTTTTAGGTAAGTCCCAATATACGGATGCTGGTACTAATAAAAATTGGCAAAAAATCCTAGCCGGAAATTATAATTACGGTGGCTTTGATGGTAAATCTGGTGTAGTAAAAGTTCCCGATTTTCAAATCTTTCATTTTCAAGCGACTAACTATCTCCAGCAACCCAATCATGCCAATTTTCTCTGGCATTCTCACGCCGTGTGGGTGCTAACGCAGATGGTACGCTGGCGTCAGCAGCAGCTTACTGAATATCCCAAAAATGCCGATGCTGTGATTAAGCAATTATATCCTACGGCTGCTTATGCAGACATTGCCAAAGCTTTTTGGTTGAATTTGCCCAAAGGACAACTCAAAATCGAACAGCCAGATATGTTCATCGATCGAGTTGCTTTCGATCCGAATAAAGCGGCGGAATATCTGAATGGGTTTGAGTTGAGAGCGTAG
- the dusB gene encoding tRNA dihydrouridine synthase DusB, translating into MNFTTPLQIGSLQLHSRVFQSPLSGVTDLVFRRLVRRYAPDSMMYTEMVQASSLRHLKEIPRIMEIDANERPISIQLFDCRADFLGEAAQIAVQQGAQTIDINMGCPVNKITKNGGGSSLLRDPDTAVAIVKAVVNSVDIPVTVKTRIGWSDDEINILDFAQRMEDAGAQMMTIHARTRAQGYNGTANWDWIRRVKQVLSIPVIANGDIFSVEAAIACLEQTGADGVMCSRGTLGYPFLVGEIDYFLKTGERLAPPSAIARLECAKEHLQNLYLYKGDRGILQARKHLTWYAKGFSGAAELRTQLQEIGNVAAGVDLLDRQMELLDRES; encoded by the coding sequence GTGAACTTCACAACTCCCCTCCAGATCGGCTCTCTCCAGCTTCACAGCCGTGTTTTTCAGTCGCCCTTGTCTGGAGTTACCGATCTGGTTTTTCGTCGCTTGGTGCGGCGATATGCGCCCGATTCGATGATGTATACAGAAATGGTGCAGGCATCGAGCCTGAGACATCTCAAAGAAATACCGCGCATTATGGAGATCGATGCTAACGAGCGTCCGATTAGTATCCAGTTATTTGACTGTCGTGCCGATTTTTTGGGCGAAGCGGCTCAAATTGCCGTGCAGCAAGGCGCACAGACGATCGATATCAACATGGGTTGTCCGGTGAATAAAATTACCAAAAATGGCGGCGGCTCATCGCTATTGCGCGATCCCGATACCGCAGTGGCGATCGTTAAAGCCGTGGTAAATTCTGTAGATATTCCCGTGACGGTAAAAACGCGGATCGGTTGGTCGGATGATGAAATAAATATCTTAGACTTCGCCCAACGGATGGAAGATGCTGGCGCGCAGATGATGACGATCCACGCTCGGACTCGCGCGCAGGGATACAATGGCACGGCAAACTGGGACTGGATTCGTCGGGTTAAACAAGTGCTCTCGATTCCCGTGATTGCCAATGGGGATATCTTTTCGGTGGAGGCGGCGATTGCTTGTCTGGAGCAAACTGGAGCCGATGGCGTGATGTGTTCTCGCGGGACGCTCGGCTATCCCTTTCTGGTGGGTGAAATCGACTATTTTCTCAAAACAGGGGAACGACTCGCGCCCCCAAGTGCGATCGCCAGATTAGAATGTGCTAAAGAACATTTACAAAACTTGTACTTATATAAAGGCGATCGCGGCATCTTGCAGGCTCGAAAACACTTAACCTGGTATGCCAAAGGGTTTTCGGGTGCGGCAGAGTTACGCACGCAACTTCAAGAAATCGGGAATGTCGCCGCAGGTGTCGATTTGCTCGATCGACAGATGGAATTATTGGATCGGGAGAGTTAG
- the psb30 gene encoding photosystem II reaction center protein Ycf12/Psb30: protein MDFLSGIVDSVLSINWEVIAQLSMVAMIMIAGPIVVFLLAALRGNL, encoded by the coding sequence ATGGATTTTTTGAGCGGTATTGTGGATAGCGTGCTCAGTATTAACTGGGAAGTAATCGCCCAATTGTCAATGGTGGCAATGATTATGATTGCTGGCCCCATTGTGGTATTTCTACTAGCAGCTTTGCGCGGTAATCTCTAG
- a CDS encoding YkgJ family cysteine cluster protein, translated as MSTWRCIKQCGACCNLDPSDRPDLEEYLPPEQLAIYMSMVGADGWCINLDRDTRTCNIYEDRPSFCRVQEDTFVAMFGIEPEDLNDFAIACCREQIEGVYGERSLEAIRFDTELGIFL; from the coding sequence ATGTCTACATGGCGGTGTATAAAGCAGTGTGGGGCTTGCTGTAACTTAGATCCGAGCGATCGACCGGATTTGGAAGAATACTTACCACCAGAGCAGTTAGCCATCTACATGAGTATGGTAGGTGCTGATGGTTGGTGTATCAATCTCGATCGCGATACGCGGACTTGTAATATCTATGAAGATCGTCCGAGTTTTTGTCGGGTACAAGAAGATACTTTTGTGGCGATGTTTGGGATCGAGCCAGAGGATTTGAATGATTTTGCGATCGCGTGTTGTCGCGAGCAGATTGAAGGTGTCTATGGAGAGCGGAGTCTAGAAGCGATTCGATTCGATACCGAGCTGGGTATTTTCCTCTAA
- a CDS encoding TMEM165/GDT1 family protein codes for MTISSSSDTSADTVLETLEPSPTSVGAESPVATQQTSSMWGTFFSTFITIFLAEMGDKTQLATLLLSAQSQSPWIVFIGAGTALIATSLVGVLLGRYLAKILSPRTLDIAAGALLMIVSILLLGDVVQL; via the coding sequence GTGACTATTTCATCCTCTTCCGATACATCTGCCGATACTGTCCTCGAAACGTTAGAACCCTCACCTACATCCGTTGGGGCAGAGTCTCCAGTCGCCACTCAACAAACATCGAGCATGTGGGGTACCTTCTTTTCGACGTTTATCACGATTTTTTTAGCCGAGATGGGCGATAAGACTCAATTAGCGACGCTATTATTGAGTGCCCAATCTCAGTCGCCATGGATCGTGTTTATCGGTGCGGGAACTGCTTTAATCGCGACAAGTTTGGTGGGGGTACTTTTAGGGCGTTATTTGGCGAAGATATTATCGCCCAGAACTCTAGATATCGCTGCGGGAGCATTATTGATGATAGTGTCGATCCTCTTGCTAGGAGATGTGGTGCAACTCTAA